The Magallana gigas chromosome 6, xbMagGiga1.1, whole genome shotgun sequence genome includes the window CTTTTCACCCAGAAGAGAAATTTTACCACCTGTTTGAAATCGATTGTATTTGGACAAAAGAAGAAAACCCAAGTCAGACTTGAGAGCCCACAACTCGCATACCTCACAATGGCGGTGTCCATTTCTCATCAAGGATTTagcattttgttaatttaattttacgCTGAGTCTGTTGCCTAATACACAgactatatttatattaaatatacataattCATACGAAAAAGAGAGAGATCAGTTTGCAAGAAATTGTGTGACAAAGAGGTGGACGGTCTACCGATGGTTGGTAttagccaatgagaattcaagTTGACAGCGGTAGACGTGCACTGTTTCGTAAACAGATAAGTTATATGATGATGTGTTTAATATTGTTATAATGTATTTTGTCTTTTCCCATTGTTTGCGGTACCATAGCAATAGTTTTGTCCGTATATCAAATCGGCTATATGATACAGTGTTAAGATGttgatgtacattgtacatcatTCACAACAAAATGAAAcgtaaagaaaattaaaatcgaTTAGGTGGAACAGAAAGTAATAGCATCATATCAAAGATACTGAGCACAATGAGGCTGTTTACTCATTTTTTGGCAACttgaactttattttattgaaagtttgatatatctaaataaaaaataataataaagaaaacgtGAGGAGGTaagataaatgaaaacaaacgaTTTATAATTGAAATAGAAGAATGACCTATTTGCCGTTTTTATTTTGGCATGTCAGGTTGATTTAATGATGGCTAATTTAGTTTGCTAATTGCTCTGTTAATGTATGCATCCATgtaaaaagttttgatttatatgaCATGTGCCCGTTTAAAAATGCTTGAATTTATGTTTTGCTTTCTAAGAAGATATACGTATAAAAAACAGCAAAGTGTTGTTCCGCCCGTAAGATTTCGGTATGGTTATACTAAAGAACAGTATAGGTTGAAGAGTTTTAGAGTACTAGTACACTGCAGGTGTGTGTGTTTACCTGTACGATTTATTTAATGAGTATGTGGTTATACTTTCGTAAGATAGGACTCGGTATACATGTACCCTGCTTGTGACTTTTCTCTTTGAGTAGAAACGTCCAATAAGAATGGTTCTGTATGGTATCGATCGATGATGCCAAGTTCCTTGTATATAAACTGAAGTCTTCCTATTGCCTTTCAGAAATGAGCTGAGACGACCAGATAGCAGCAATGGATTCAGACATAGAGCCTGACAGCGACAAGAAGGACATCGTCGTCATCATCCGATGTGTCATCGTCGTCATTGTCGGCATCATCTGCATCACCGGCAACCTGCTGGTCATCAGAACCCTCATCTTCTTCAAGTACCCCAAAATACCCATGTACGTGGCAGTGGGTGGCCTAGCGACGGCGGATATCGTTCGCGCAATCTTCGAGGTGCCTTATTTTGTTATTATCTGGACAAAGAACGGTAAACTTTTAACTGCGGATTGGTGCAAAACAGTTTATTATCTGCGGGATGTTAGCATGTATGTGGCCGTGTGTCATCTGGTGGGGCTAAGTGTACTTCGTTGTATTTTACTGAATGACAGAATGCACATGAGATCGTACGTGAGGCACGCCTTCATCGGCTCCATCGTGATCTGGACTATCATCCTACTGATGAACATCCCCGGTATCAAGGACTCTTCCAAAAAGATGGGCGTGTGCATTGAGGAAAACACCGACTTAAAAACCGCCACGGAACAGAAAGAGTGGCTGCAATTGACGTTCTCTTACGGATTGCCAATTATAGTTATTGGTGTTGTGTATTTTTTGACACATTATTTTTCGAAAAAGTTTTTCGCGGACAGCTACTCTCGTCGAGAGCGACGTTTGTCTAGGATGGTCAGTCTTTTAATCCTGACTTGGAtcatctttaagctaccttttgAAATCACTCGAATGATTACTTTCTATAAATCTCGGAAACTGGAGGAGATCATGTCCATTCCTTTAGAGGAACAAACTGATTTGAAAGGTATGACCGATAGCTTTGAATCGTATCTGAATTTACACAAAGTGGAACAAATGGTGGAGTGCATCTCTTTAATAGACTTGGCAGCAAGACCAATAATATACAATAAGTTTTCTCACTACTTTAGTAGAAGTTTCAGTGAGGTAATAAACTGTACCAGCTGCCAGAACAACCAAACGCCCAAACGTGCCTACCGGAAGCAGCGCAGCGCTGACAGCAACTGTACCACCGTCACCGACGCCGGCAGCGCCGATGCGCCGCTCAATGTGTGCAGTGTAGAGAAGTTTACCGGaagtgaagaagaaaaaataaataacaaaattttcagTAAAGATACCGGACATCCGGAACCAGTGTATCTTGACGATGACGTCATTGTCGTGTTGCCACGTGAAGACCCAATAGAACGCATGCCATCGTCGGCAATATAAAATTCTGTATGCATGTATGATTTACGCTATGTGTATATGCTCAAGTTTATACTCGTTTTTTCGCATAGTTTGTTTTTCATTGTAAATAGACTCTGTTCATATTTTGAATGGCGGCCGTATGGTAATTGTGAATTCCATCCTCAGAAGCAAAATACCTCACAGATCCCTTGAATGCTCAAATTCCAATATTTTTGTTCTAATTTTACAACCTCATGTTATATACCGATTTACCAAAATTAGGTCATGCATGATAACTGACACACAACAAATTTCTTGTACGTATGTGTTTGTTGCAAATAATGTctcttgatcgattttaaatcCGGTTTGATTGATGTAATTTTAGGATTATGACAatttaattgtcaatattttggtTTGATATTTGCGAACATGTAAATGATACTGTTATTTCCTCATTGATATCAAATCGTTATTGTACAATTAATGCTAGAATACCTAAAAGGCTAGAATTTGAAGGGAAAAAATaacctttataaaataaaacattaaaaccaactgaatttatatgattaaaaatgttaattatttaaagaattttaaactttttgtttttttaatgttgaaactgCGACGAATTCATTTCTTGAatgctaaaatattttatcacaaATACTTTAAgatgttatttttgtattttggtCCGATTTTATCAGTTCCTGAC containing:
- the LOC105334903 gene encoding B2 bradykinin receptor, with protein sequence MDSDIEPDSDKKDIVVIIRCVIVVIVGIICITGNLLVIRTLIFFKYPKIPMYVAVGGLATADIVRAIFEVPYFVIIWTKNGKLLTADWCKTVYYLRDVSMYVAVCHLVGLSVLRCILLNDRMHMRSYVRHAFIGSIVIWTIILLMNIPGIKDSSKKMGVCIEENTDLKTATEQKEWLQLTFSYGLPIIVIGVVYFLTHYFSKKFFADSYSRRERRLSRMVSLLILTWIIFKLPFEITRMITFYKSRKLEEIMSIPLEEQTDLKGMTDSFESYLNLHKVEQMVECISLIDLAARPIIYNKFSHYFSRSFSEVINCTSCQNNQTPKRAYRKQRSADSNCTTVTDAGSADAPLNVCSVEKFTGSEEEKINNKIFSKDTGHPEPVYLDDDVIVVLPREDPIERMPSSAI